A stretch of DNA from Desmospora activa DSM 45169:
CTTCATCCACTGAAGCTTGGGCTTTTTCGATCAGGGTGAGAACATCCCCCATCCCCAAGATGCGTGAAGCCATTCGTTCCGGGTGGAAAGGCTCCAAGGCGTCCACCTTTTCCCCCATCCCGGCAAACTTTACCGGGCAATCGGTTACCGCTTTAACTGAAAGGGCAGCCCCGCCGCGGGTATCTCCATCCAATTTGGTTAAAACAACACCGGTTAAATCCATTTCCCGGTTAAAGCTCTCAGCCACATTGACGGCATCTTGCCCTGTCATCGCGTCCACCACCAACAGGATCTCATCGGGTTGCACCTTTTCTTTGATCCCCCGCAGTTCATCCATCATTGTCTCATCGATATGAAGACGACCGGCGGTATCCACGATCACTACATCGTGCTGGTTTTCCTTGGCGTGGGCTAGCCCTTTTTCCGCGATTTTGACAGGGCTTTCCTTGTCACCGAGGGAAAAGACAGGCAAATCCACCTGTTTCCCCAATACTTCCAGCTGCCGAATCGCCGCCGGTCGATAAATATCTCCCGCCACCAACAGCGGTCGCTTGTTGTGCTGTTTGCGTAGATGGTGAGCCAACTTGCCAGCGGTAGTCGTTTTACCCGCCCCCTGTAAACCCACCATCAGGATTACCGCAGGTTTGGAATTGAGCTGCAGACGGCTCTGTTCGCCACCCATCAACTTCGTTAGCTCTTCATTCACCACTTTGATCACTTGTTGGCCGGGGGTAAGGCTTTGTAGCACTTCTTGTCCGACAGCCCGCTCACTGACCCGGGAGACGAAGTTTTTTACCACTTTGAAGTTGACGTCCGCTTCCAACAGGGCCAATCGCACTTCCCGCATCGCGGACTTCACGTCCGCCTCAGACACTTTCCCTCTGCCCTTCAACTTGGCCAGGGCCGATTGCAGCCGTTCGGACAATCCTTCAAACGCCATGCTGTCGCCTCCCTTTCCATGATCCTCGGTGTGAAGTTAATCCAACTCCGCCATTTGATCCAACAAGTGTGTAACTTCTTTTTCTACAGACGAATCGGTAATCATCTGTCGAATCGCCTGCAACAGTTGTGTGCGTCGCTGATGCTTCTGCGCCAGCTGTAACATCGATTCCCACTCTTCCAACGCCGACTGGGAACGTTTTATCGTTTCAAATACCGCTTGCCGCGAAATCGAGAGATGGTCCGCAATCTCACCCAAAGACCAATCCTCGTGATAATACAGCTCCATCACCTTACGCTGCTTTTCCGTCAGTATCGGTTCATAGAAGTCGTACAACAGGTTGATATGGGTCGTTTTATCCAGCACAAGAGCACCTCACATCGGCGTCAAGGCAACGCCCTTAACACTCTGATTATCATACCGGAGCCAGCAGCAGGTGTCAAGGGAAAACGCTTGATAGTCAAAAGAACGTTAAAGAGGAGTCGATTTCCTCATTGTCGATCACTGGGGAAAATCCGGCTCCTCTTTTGATAAGCCCAGTCACTTATAATCACTCATAAATGGAGTTAACGCTTTAGACCCTTCGCCCAAGCGGGAGCCAACAACGGACAGGCGGCCAGCTCGGTGATCGCTTGGGGATCCATGTGATGACCATACATCAAATCATTGCAACGGGTGATCGTCCATTGTGG
This window harbors:
- a CDS encoding putative DNA-binding protein translates to MLDKTTHINLLYDFYEPILTEKQRKVMELYYHEDWSLGEIADHLSISRQAVFETIKRSQSALEEWESMLQLAQKHQRRTQLLQAIRQMITDSSVEKEVTHLLDQMAELD
- the ffh gene encoding signal recognition particle protein, giving the protein MAFEGLSERLQSALAKLKGRGKVSEADVKSAMREVRLALLEADVNFKVVKNFVSRVSERAVGQEVLQSLTPGQQVIKVVNEELTKLMGGEQSRLQLNSKPAVILMVGLQGAGKTTTAGKLAHHLRKQHNKRPLLVAGDIYRPAAIRQLEVLGKQVDLPVFSLGDKESPVKIAEKGLAHAKENQHDVVIVDTAGRLHIDETMMDELRGIKEKVQPDEILLVVDAMTGQDAVNVAESFNREMDLTGVVLTKLDGDTRGGAALSVKAVTDCPVKFAGMGEKVDALEPFHPERMASRILGMGDVLTLIEKAQASVDEEKARDLERKMRTQQFTFEDFLDQLEQVRNMGPLDDLLGMMPGMGQVKGMKNLQVDEKHLTKAEAIIRSMTLQERREPEVINASRRKRIALGSGTSVQDVNRLIKQFMDMKKMMKQFQSMSKGKKRGMGKFKFPFMQ